The nucleotide sequence TCAGGTTCAGCGGACCACTGACCCCGACGGGCCGCAGCGTGCCGTTCTCGTAGGTGTAGGTGACGGTGTTGGCGGCCAGATCACCGGCCTTGGGGTAGCCGACGCCCTGCACCGTGCCCGACGCGTTGTAGCTGGTCGTCGACAGATAGGTGCCGGCCAGCGCGCCCTCGCTCGACGGGATCGTCATCGAGGTGCGCAGCGGCCGGTAGAGCCGGTCGTAGGCGACGACGCTCGACTTGTACTCCTGGCCGCCGCTGAAGCGGGAGCTGGACGCCAGCTGCCCCTTGGCGCCGCTGATCGTGTCGTAGACCCACTTGGCGCGCAGCGTCCCGGACGACGAGTTCTCCCGCGTCTCGGTCTTGCGGCCCAGACCGTCGTAGACGTAGGCGAGGACGCCGCGGCCGTCCTTGCTGCTGGTCATCCGGGACCGGTCGTCGTACTCGTGGTGACCGGCGCCCTTGTCCGGGTCGGTGGTGTCGGTGAGCCGGCCCATCAGGTCGTACGTCCACGTCCAGGCGTTGCCCGCCGGGTCGGTGACCTTGGTCATCTCACCGCGCGCCGAGTAGCCGTACGACGTGGTGTCGTAGTCGGCGTCCGCGGCACGGGAGTGCAGCAGGCGCAGTTCGGTGGTGCGGCCGCGTGCGTCGGTGACGGTGGTCTGTGCCGTGCCGCCCACGGGCGGGATGACCGTGGTGCGGTCGCCGCCGTAGATGGTCTTCGTGACGCTGAGGACGGCTCCGCCGTCTCCGTTGCCGGCGATCTGCCGCAGTTCGGTCACCCGGCCCAGGCCGTCATGGGTGTACCGGTTCTGGGTCTCCACGCTCAGCGCGTCGTCGGGTTTGAAGAGTGTGGTCGATGGCGCCGCGGTGATGTAGTAGGAAGCGAACTCCTTGGTGGTCAGGCCGCGTTCGTCGTAGAAGGTGTCCGCCAGCAGCGTTCCGCCAGCCGGGCCGGGGGCCTGCGTCTGGCGGGGCCGCAGGAAGCCGTCGTAGAAGGCGTACGTGGTGTCCTGCGCACCCGAGTTGCCTATGGTCTTGGTGGCAACCACGACCGGCTTGCCGTCGGTGATGGTGTAGGTGAACTCGTGGCTGGGGGTCTGGCCCGTGGTCCGGTCCGGCTGCCACACCTTGGTGGCGCGGCCCAGTGCGTCGTACGTGTAGGTGGTGACCTTCTGGTTGGTATCGGTCTCCGTGAGCGGCAGCCCGCGCAGAGCCTCGTAGGTGGTGGTCGAGGTCTGGGTGGTGGTGCTGTCCCCGGCCGTGGCGGGCGGGGTGGTCACCGTGCTGCTCGTCGCGAAGCCCGTGGCCGGGGTGTACGCGGTGGTGGTGGTCCGGCCGTCGGATCGGGCGGTCCTGGTCAGGGCACCCGCGGAGGTGACCGTGACGTCGGCGGTCAGGTCGGTGGTGGTCAGGGCCCGGCCGTAGCCGTCGAAGGTGGAGCTGGACTCCAGGTAGACCGCGCTGGAGCCGCTGTACGTCTTGAGCTTCGCGGTCCTGGTGGCCTCGCCCTTGGTGGCGGCGACGCCGTACGCCCCGCCGTCGTAGGCGGTGCGGACGTCGGACATGACGTCGGCCGGTCGGCTGGTGGGGGCGTCGCACGCCTTGGCGACCGTCTCGACCCGCGCCGGGAGGCCCACGGGGACACTGCCGGAGACATAGGTGGTGCGGGTGCACTGGTTGTCGTCCGCGGTCGTCGTGTCGCCCAGGTCCTCGCTCTGGATCACCAGTCCGGTGGCGGGGTCGTGGGTGTCCGATCCTGAGGTGGTCCGCCACTTGGCGCCCGCACCGTCGTCCAGCGACGTCCATGACTTGCCGGAGGCGGTGCCAGTGAAGTTGGCGGTGACGGTGCCCCAGTCACGGACCTTCTTCGCGGTCTCCTTGTACCAGGGGCGGCTCACCGTCTTGTCGAGGACCTTGCCGCCGGGACCGGAGTAGGTGACGGTCTTGTACGCGAACCCGGCCTGCGACTCGTGGTCGGTGATCGGGTCGCCCTCGCCGTCGCCCAGGGTGACGCTCACGGACTTGGTGCCGCCGGAGGTGTCCTTGCGGTCGCCGTCCATGCCACGCAGGAAGTACGAGTCGCTCTGCGTCTTCATGGCCGAGGCGCCGCCCTGACCACCGGTCCGGACCCGGACGTGCCCGTAACCGCGCCACTGCGACCAGGTCCGGGACTTCTTCTTGGTCATCCCGTCGTCATCGTCGTAGTGCCAGGCCGCGCCGTCCAGGTAGTCGTACATGGTGACCTGGTCGGGCGAGCCGCCTGTGCGGTCGGTCGAGGTGACCGAGTCGACCACGTACTTGTTGAACCACTGCAGGTCCGGGTCGTCGGTCGAACTGCCGCCGATGTACTGCGGGAAGCAGCGGGTGGTGTTGGTCTGCGGGGTCGGCAGCGCGTCGAAGTCGCAGACCGGCGCCGAGTAGCCGACGTCGATCTGACCGCCCGAGTCGTCGGCGACGGTCGACAGCCGGGACTTGATGTACGGGGCGTAGCCGTCGCCGGTCTTGTCGAGCCGGTTGGCGAGCTGGGTGTAGGCGAGGGTGGTCTTCGGCAGCGTGATCGAAGCCGTTCCGTCATGCCCGGTGCGCTGGATCGAGTCGAGCAGCAGCTGGTAGTCGGTGTCGGCCATACCCCAGCGGTGCGTGAGCTTCCAGCTGTCGATGTCGCTGTACGCGCCGGACACCAGGACCTGGGTGGTGACTCCGGTCAGCCGCTTGCGGGTGAAGAACGCCGGGGAGTACCGGCCCTCGTCACAGTCGGTTCCCGCCTCGCAGTTCAGGTCCCACGGGGTGTCGTACCAGTACGCGGAGTCCGTGGAGATGGACGAGCACGTGGTCGAACTGTCGGCGATGCACCGCTCGCTGTTGCTGAGGTCGACCTTGGCCTGCGCCTTCGCCGAGTACATGGCGGAGGACTTCAGCCCGTACTCGACGCGGTCCAGCGTCCCGCCGCGTACGTACGGGGTGTCGTCGGCGGCGGTCACGTTGCGGCCGTAGGAGTTGGTCTCCTTGTCGTAGTAGTACGCGACCGCGTTGCCGCGCCGGTCCACGACGTAGTCCAGGTTCCAGCGCCAGCCCTGCTGGCACCAGGACGCCGCGAACGTCGAGGCGTTGCACGGCTCGTCGGCGTTGTTGCCGAAGACCGGCACCGTCCACGTCGAGTCCGTGGTCTCGTTGCCGCTCGCCCAGCCGGGCAGCCGGTTGTAGCCGAAGTAGTACCGCGTGCCGTCGGGGGTGGTCACCCGCCAGTACTCGTCGTTGCGCGCCCCGTTGGACCGCACGTTGTCGCTGGAGCCGTAGATCCGGTCGATCTTCGTGCCGTCGTCGTTCCGCAGCTTCCAGGAGTTGGTGCCGTTCGGCACCAACTCGCCGCCGGAGCCGTTCAGCGACAGGGTGGCGTTGTCGTACGCCCAGCACAGATCGCCCGGCTTCTTCCCGTCGGCGTTGGTCGCCCCGTCCTCCTCGCAGCCCTTGTAGCTGCGCTCGATGAAGCCGGGCGCCAGCTCGAAGCCGTCACCGACCCATGACGCCTGGTTGTTGGTGTTGCCCGTCCGGCCGTCGACACCGCCGGAGGAGTAGGACAGTCCGACCTGCGGAGTCAGGCCGCCGGGCACCTGCGGCACCGCCATGTCGTACGACCAGGCGAACGAGCCGCTGCTCAGGTCCGTGCTCCAAGTCGACGAGGCCGACAGGGACGTGGCCTTGTAGTCACCCTTGTCGCCGCTCGCCGACGTGGTAGCCGCCAGCACGGTCGCCGTGCCGGCGCTGAGGGCGACCGACTTGGTGGTGAGCCTCTGCTTGCCGGTGTCGTTGACGGTCTCCACTGGCTGCGTCGTGCGGCACTTCGCCTTTTGGGGTGTTGTGAGCGCGCAAGCGGGGAGTCGGACGAAGGTCAGGCGGGAGGCGTAGCCGCCGCCGTAGAGGCCGGCGAAGGAGGAGTAGTCGAGTCCGGCGCGCACTTTTCCGGCACGCTGCTTGGTTTTTTGACGGGGTGTCAGGGTG is from Streptomyces sp. NBC_01314 and encodes:
- a CDS encoding polymorphic toxin-type HINT domain-containing protein, translated to MASAAVLTGTLLQASGVPAVAQAWRKPALPQAEDPVTGGPAGKAVARTITKGPRTPAKAPATSWPKATAATVTLDKDTTRVKGTPLTLDTRVKKTADAADGTYTVRTLSKKAARKTGVDGPVFTLTPRQKTKQRAGKVRAGLDYSSFAGLYGGGYASRLTFVRLPACALTTPQKAKCRTTQPVETVNDTGKQRLTTKSVALSAGTATVLAATTSASGDKGDYKATSLSASSTWSTDLSSGSFAWSYDMAVPQVPGGLTPQVGLSYSSGGVDGRTGNTNNQASWVGDGFELAPGFIERSYKGCEEDGATNADGKKPGDLCWAYDNATLSLNGSGGELVPNGTNSWKLRNDDGTKIDRIYGSSDNVRSNGARNDEYWRVTTPDGTRYYFGYNRLPGWASGNETTDSTWTVPVFGNNADEPCNASTFAASWCQQGWRWNLDYVVDRRGNAVAYYYDKETNSYGRNVTAADDTPYVRGGTLDRVEYGLKSSAMYSAKAQAKVDLSNSERCIADSSTTCSSISTDSAYWYDTPWDLNCEAGTDCDEGRYSPAFFTRKRLTGVTTQVLVSGAYSDIDSWKLTHRWGMADTDYQLLLDSIQRTGHDGTASITLPKTTLAYTQLANRLDKTGDGYAPYIKSRLSTVADDSGGQIDVGYSAPVCDFDALPTPQTNTTRCFPQYIGGSSTDDPDLQWFNKYVVDSVTSTDRTGGSPDQVTMYDYLDGAAWHYDDDDGMTKKKSRTWSQWRGYGHVRVRTGGQGGASAMKTQSDSYFLRGMDGDRKDTSGGTKSVSVTLGDGEGDPITDHESQAGFAYKTVTYSGPGGKVLDKTVSRPWYKETAKKVRDWGTVTANFTGTASGKSWTSLDDGAGAKWRTTSGSDTHDPATGLVIQSEDLGDTTTADDNQCTRTTYVSGSVPVGLPARVETVAKACDAPTSRPADVMSDVRTAYDGGAYGVAATKGEATRTAKLKTYSGSSAVYLESSSTFDGYGRALTTTDLTADVTVTSAGALTRTARSDGRTTTTAYTPATGFATSSTVTTPPATAGDSTTTQTSTTTYEALRGLPLTETDTNQKVTTYTYDALGRATKVWQPDRTTGQTPSHEFTYTITDGKPVVVATKTIGNSGAQDTTYAFYDGFLRPRQTQAPGPAGGTLLADTFYDERGLTTKEFASYYITAAPSTTLFKPDDALSVETQNRYTHDGLGRVTELRQIAGNGDGGAVLSVTKTIYGGDRTTVIPPVGGTAQTTVTDARGRTTELRLLHSRAADADYDTTSYGYSARGEMTKVTDPAGNAWTWTYDLMGRLTDTTDPDKGAGHHEYDDRSRMTSSKDGRGVLAYVYDGLGRKTETRENSSSGTLRAKWVYDTISGAKGQLASSSRFSGGQEYKSSVVAYDRLYRPLRTSMTIPSSEGALAGTYLSTTSYNASGTVQGVGYPKAGDLAANTVTYTYENGTLRPVGVSGPLNLTASTSYSLTGKPLQYSMAANGGKATYETNTYQWGTQRLAASRVDRQDIAGVDQHNTYSYDEAGNVLSVSDTSRSGTDNQCFTYDHLGRMTEAWAQSTTGCVATPSTGSVGGPAPYWTSYTYDKVGNRLTETKHATASGASDTKRSYHYPDAGAVRPHAVTSVDNTEGTVKSTDTFGYDETGNTHTRLLANGTSQTLDWDAEGHLAKVTEPVEGGSDKVSEYLYDAEGNRLIGRTPTETTLYLGATEITLAKGATAAKGTRYFDVGGGHMAVQSNDGTISFTLADHHGTAQLSVNATTQALAQRRTLPFGELRGTEPNNWPGTKGFVGGTTDTASGLTHLGAREYDPTIGRFLSVDPVFTATDPQQMHGYAYANNNPLTHSDPAGTEIGSRPNSCQYSLANCSKKTQKEVGYDAKSGTTDYRRGNIYKRYWVSANTPVTNDIDKLADDYWSPRMNGEFTDDFWYNPVYENSQKGQEGTACYGRAGCRAAYRYVLHGGTDVEKAKEIAATYCVRNSDECDEKAAAVARGNVIKEVGATVALALLGGAMGSRPCHSFVPGTKVLMADGSTKSIEDVKTGDKILATDPETGRTEVKTVTAEITGEGRKNLVRITLSVVINGKKQTATVTATEAHPFWVPTLGAWIDATELTVGERLRTSTGSLVGITAIHRWTQQATVHNLTVADLHTYYVLAGETPVLVHNCNTGGLSLAGARHVSGRFPKTANPGETLYRQKEDGTVTAYARYDEEGAISQRADLDPASAPHAGIPAPHILDMAKHVNPKTGQVFRNWEKMPRPLRPEEKLCGCR